From Ficedula albicollis isolate OC2 chromosome 20, FicAlb1.5, whole genome shotgun sequence, one genomic window encodes:
- the MOCS3 gene encoding adenylyltransferase and sulfurtransferase MOCS3 gives MGASFHRYMLMFDALEGRFRNIKLRPRKADCAVCGEQPSITCLQDYEAFCGSSATDKCRAVRLLPAADRISVQQYKELLDGRVPHLLLDVRPQVEADICRLQHALHIPLRKLQERDPPSLQLLQTRICEEKRRTDGQSALPVYVVCKLGNDSQKAVKILQELPAEEFGPVLAKDIKGGLMAWATKIDSTFPQY, from the exons ATGGGCGCCTCCTTCCACCGCTACATGCTGATGTTCGATGCCCTGGAGGGCAG GTTCCGCAACATCAAGCTGCGCCCGAGGAAAGCGGACTGCGCGGTGTGCGGGGAGCAGCCCAGCATCACCTGCCTGCAGGATTACGAGGCGTTCTGCGGCTCCTCCGCCACGGACAAGTGCCGGGCCGTGCGGCTGCTGCCCGCCGCCGACAGGATCTCGGTGCAGCAGtacaaggagctgctggacgGGCGCGTCCCGCACCTGCTGCTGGACGTGCGGCCGCAGGTGGAGGCGGACATCTGCCGCCTGCAGCACGCCCTGCACATCCCGCTCCGCAAACTGCAGGAGAGAGACCCgccctccctgcagcttttACAAACCAGGATTTGCGAGGAAAAGCGGAGAACTGACGGCCAAAGCGCTCTCCCCGTATATGTTGTTTGCAAGTTAGGAAATGATTCCCAGAAGGCTGTAAAAATTCTGCAGGAGTTACCTGCCGAAGAATTTGGTCCTGTGTTAGCTAAGGATATTAAAGGGGGGCTCATGGCTTGGGCCACTAAAATTGACTCAACGTTTCCTCAGTACTAG
- the DPM1 gene encoding dolichol-phosphate mannosyltransferase subunit 1, with protein MAPRGPGRVSVLLPTYNERDNLPLVVWLLVRTFSDSGIDFEIIIIDDGSPDGTQEVAQQLEKIYGSDKILLRPRARKLGLGTAYIHGMKYATGNFIVIMDADLSHHPKFIPEFIRKQQEGNFDIVSGTRYKGNGGVYGWDLKRKLISRGANFLTQVLLRPGASDLTGSFRLYRKEVLQKLMEKCVSKGYVFQMEMIVRARQLGFTIGEVPISFVDRVYGESKLGGNEIVSFLKGLLTLFATT; from the exons ATGGCGCCGCGGGGCCCCGGCCGCGTCTCCGTGCTGCTGCCCACCTACAACGAGCGCGACAACCTGCCCCTGGTCGTGTGGCTGCTGGTGCGCACCTTCAGCGACAG TGGCATAGATTTTGAAATTATCATCATAGATGATGGAAGCCCGGATGGGACACAGGAAGTTGCTCAGCAACTGGAAAAGATATATGGATCAGATAAAATA CTTCTGAGACCCAGAGCAAGGAAGTTGGGCCTGG GCACTGCTTACATTCATGGAATGAAGTATGCCACTGGGAATTTCATTGTTATTATGGATGCTGACCTCTCCCACCAT CCAAAATTTATTCCAGAGTTTATCAG AAAGCAGCAAGAAGGCAATTTTGATATTGTATCTGGAACAAGATATAAAGGAAATGGAGGAGTGTATGGCTGggatttgaaaagaaagttaaTCAG tcGTGGAGCCAATTTTCTGACTCAGGTCTTGCTGAGACCAGGAGCATCAGATCTAACAGGGAGTTTCAG GTTGTACAGGAAAGAAGTCTTGCAGAAGCTGATGGAGAAGTGTGTTTCTAAAGGCTACGTCTTCCAGATGGAGATGATTGTCCGGGCCAGGCAGTTGGGATTCACCATTGGAGAG GTTCCCATCTCGTTTGTGGATCGTGTGTACGGAGAATCCAAACTGGGAGGCAATGAAATCGTCTCCTTCCTAAAGGGGCTCCTGACCTTGTTTGCTACAACCTGA